The Alkalibacter saccharofermentans DSM 14828 genome has a window encoding:
- the ftsY gene encoding signal recognition particle-docking protein FtsY: MAENLFEKLKNSLVKTKKSFTGKIDQLINYSGVYDEEFFEELEEILILSDIGYESTNEIIEKTREIITRENITDKIQVKNAIKLVVKEILKKEDDKHRDIATPAVILIVGVNGVGKTTTIAKLANLYKGMGLNVMLAAGDTFRAAAVEQLEIWAERVGVPIVKNAQGADPSSVIFDALQAAKSRKTDILICDTAGRLHNKDNLMKELSKMNKIINNSSDHFNVYRYLVLDATSGTNALNQTATFNEVTQLDGIILTKLDGSAKGGIIIPIKNQYHIPVEYVGVGEGVEDLQEFIPEDFAEILFE, translated from the coding sequence ATGGCTGAAAATTTATTTGAAAAATTAAAAAACAGCCTGGTGAAGACTAAGAAGAGCTTCACAGGGAAAATCGACCAGCTAATAAATTATTCCGGTGTCTATGATGAAGAATTTTTTGAGGAATTGGAAGAGATACTGATATTGTCGGATATCGGATATGAAAGCACCAACGAAATAATAGAAAAGACCAGAGAGATAATAACCCGAGAAAACATAACCGATAAAATCCAAGTAAAAAACGCCATTAAACTGGTAGTGAAGGAAATACTCAAAAAAGAGGATGATAAGCACAGGGACATTGCAACTCCGGCTGTCATTTTAATAGTAGGAGTAAATGGGGTTGGCAAGACTACAACTATTGCAAAGCTTGCAAACTTGTATAAGGGCATGGGTTTGAATGTGATGCTTGCAGCTGGAGACACATTTAGAGCTGCAGCGGTGGAGCAGCTGGAAATCTGGGCTGAAAGGGTGGGAGTTCCCATCGTTAAAAACGCACAAGGGGCGGATCCTTCCTCGGTGATTTTTGACGCTCTTCAGGCAGCTAAATCCAGAAAGACCGACATACTGATATGCGACACTGCGGGAAGGCTTCACAACAAGGACAATTTGATGAAAGAGCTTTCGAAAATGAACAAGATAATCAACAATTCTTCGGATCATTTCAATGTTTACAGATACCTTGTCCTTGATGCGACCAGCGGTACGAATGCTTTAAATCAAACCGCCACTTTCAATGAAGTTACCCAGCTCGACGGGATAATACTCACAAAGCTGGACGGTTCGGCAAAGGGCGGGATAATAATTCCTATAAAGAACCAGTACCATATTCCGGTTGAATACGTAGGCGTAGGAGAAGGGGTGGAAGATTTACAAGAATTCATTCCTGAAGATTTTGCCGAAATTTTATTTGAATAA
- the ffh gene encoding signal recognition particle protein, with amino-acid sequence MVFEGLSSKLQDTFKKLKGKGKLTEKDIKEATREIKLALLEADVNFKVVKSFVKNINERALGADVLKSLTPGQQVIKIVNDELTSLMGGQPVKLTYSPKGMTVLMLVGLQGAGKTTTAGKLAAYIKKESKKVLLAACDVYRPAAIKQLQVIGKQVDAEVFADTEEKNPVVIAEKALKYAKEHFYDVVIFDTAGRLHIDEALMDELVQIKKSVTPDHIILNIDSMTGQEAVNVAETFNEKISLSGVILTKLDGDTRGGAALSVASVTGKPILFAGMGEKLTDLEIFYPDRMASRILGMGDVLTFIEKAQADFDEEKALELQEKIRKQTFTLEDFKQQLSQMKDMGSFKDILEMMPGAGKKALKGIDLDEKEFTRSEAIINSMTPEERNNPGIINANRRKRIAAGSGTRVQDVNKLLKGFEQSKKMMKQFSGLNNKKHGKFKFPFM; translated from the coding sequence ATGGTATTTGAAGGACTCAGTTCAAAACTGCAAGATACATTCAAAAAGCTTAAGGGAAAAGGCAAGCTTACTGAAAAAGATATAAAAGAAGCTACTAGGGAAATCAAACTGGCTCTACTTGAGGCGGATGTCAACTTTAAGGTGGTCAAGAGCTTCGTGAAAAACATAAACGAAAGAGCTCTGGGAGCAGATGTTTTAAAAAGCCTTACGCCAGGACAGCAGGTAATAAAGATAGTCAACGACGAATTGACTTCACTTATGGGGGGGCAGCCTGTAAAGCTAACCTATTCTCCAAAGGGAATGACGGTTTTAATGCTCGTTGGTCTTCAAGGTGCGGGCAAGACAACCACTGCGGGGAAACTAGCTGCATATATTAAAAAAGAGTCAAAAAAAGTATTGCTGGCAGCTTGTGACGTATATAGACCGGCAGCTATCAAACAGCTACAGGTCATCGGCAAGCAGGTTGATGCCGAGGTTTTTGCGGATACTGAAGAAAAGAATCCCGTGGTGATTGCCGAGAAAGCTCTCAAATACGCCAAGGAACATTTTTATGACGTGGTTATATTTGATACTGCGGGACGGCTTCATATAGATGAAGCTTTAATGGACGAGCTTGTCCAGATAAAAAAATCAGTAACTCCGGATCACATCATACTTAACATAGACTCTATGACAGGACAGGAAGCAGTAAACGTAGCCGAGACTTTTAATGAAAAGATAAGTCTCTCCGGTGTGATACTTACCAAGCTGGACGGAGATACAAGAGGCGGTGCGGCATTGTCGGTGGCATCAGTTACCGGAAAGCCCATTTTATTTGCCGGTATGGGAGAAAAGCTTACTGATCTTGAAATTTTTTATCCTGACAGAATGGCTTCAAGAATCCTAGGAATGGGTGATGTGCTGACTTTCATAGAAAAGGCGCAAGCCGATTTCGATGAAGAAAAAGCCTTGGAGCTACAAGAAAAAATCAGGAAACAGACATTCACTCTCGAAGATTTCAAGCAGCAGCTCTCACAAATGAAAGATATGGGATCCTTTAAAGATATTTTGGAAATGATGCCAGGAGCGGGTAAAAAAGCTCTTAAGGGAATAGATCTGGATGAAAAGGAATTTACACGTTCCGAAGCCATAATCAATTCCATGACTCCGGAAGAAAGAAATAATCCGGGAATCATAAATGCAAATAGAAGAAAAAGAATAGCCGCAGGATCAGGTACGCGGGTTCAGGATGTCAATAAACTACTGAAGGGCTTCGAACAATCTAAAAAGATGATGAAACAATTCAGCGGTTTGAATAATAAAAAACATGGGAAATTTAAATTTCCATTCA
- the smc gene encoding chromosome segregation protein SMC, which yields MFLKRIEIYGFKSFADRIELDFDKGITAVVGPNGSGKSNISDAIKWVLGEQKVKSLRGTKMEDVIFAGTVSRKPLGYAEVTLVLDNSQGSLELDYSEISVTRRLYRSGESEYLINKSHCRLKDVQDLFADTGLGKEGYSIIGQGKIDSIVSSNPQDIRHLFDEAAGIVKFKNRKAESERKLERTVDNLHRVADIISELEKQLGPLKRQKVKAQKYLELAESLKTIDLNVFVYKIEKIERELTDLEKDKDDALYNQRQKNMEMEESDKSYQQIRSRITELDEEIDDYNKKIIELSEDTEKFNTEIQVAIANIRNSENQITQWEDELSELDKSLEKSEESFEAFAEEYEKFKTELKSVNDSIAEKENEKATVQRELDLLINENADSENNYKNIEQQLVSKENEANLSKGSIVFENERIEDFRKTLQAFKSESIKLGDELISIRRESESNNTRIEKIGEKKRFKESNVEKLRIKRRDLIAQKNLLLNNIASGRSKVQFLQEDQDQKGYYKSVKNLLKLKEKDDFLRHNLHNIVGNIIKVEDEYSVAIETAIGGSMQNLVVENEASAKRCIQILNENKWGRATFLPLNNVKGNREQRVDEFRKFDGFIDIAVNLVDYDSVYEGILGNILGRVLIVEDMDAAMTINKKLSKKYKLVTLKGEIFYPGGAIVGGNFNKSNLLLQRSNHILSLKEEIKDNIGKAKDLEKDIQRTEDELNQLKDLIQKVTEDLNEEMTHKRLLEQNMLNLEKSLSETGEKVKGVESSILISLKKIQDTEENIEKIELEIEGLKERKSKIEFGAKDFEIEKLKDSLSGFMRQINELMIEKARLDTKILSQMEKREGQKNFINDLKNRYASKKNQIVNSKELVLELQKGVEEKSKFMNSSGEEKKGLQSKLDKLHEERKNQNKSFDIVDRNLKGINHESMLISESLNKLEMKINAHCIEKNHLSENMFENYQMNYMMAKELSYPVENMQLEIQKAKELKDKIKALGNINVSSIDQYKEVKERYEFLTLQKDDLLNAREELKSMIKSISKDIEVQFVEQFSLIQAQFDVTFKKLFNGGTAGLSILDDGDIMETGIEIAAQPPGKKLKNITLLSGGEKALTAIALLFAIISIKPAPFCVLDEIDAALDDSNVDRFAEFLSLITKQNQFITITHRKGTMEIADRLYGVTMGRDGVSKMLSVHISELLKEEA from the coding sequence AGATTTTGACAAAGGGATTACAGCAGTCGTGGGACCAAACGGAAGCGGCAAAAGCAATATTTCGGACGCCATAAAGTGGGTCCTCGGAGAGCAGAAAGTCAAGTCTTTGAGAGGAACAAAAATGGAAGATGTGATCTTCGCAGGGACTGTATCCCGAAAGCCTTTGGGTTATGCGGAGGTTACCCTGGTTTTGGACAACTCTCAAGGATCACTGGAACTGGATTATAGCGAAATATCGGTGACAAGAAGGCTTTATAGGTCCGGGGAAAGCGAATATCTTATAAATAAAAGTCATTGCAGGCTTAAGGACGTTCAGGATCTCTTTGCAGATACTGGCCTTGGCAAAGAAGGTTACTCAATCATAGGCCAAGGCAAGATAGATTCTATCGTCAGCAGCAATCCCCAGGATATAAGGCATCTTTTTGATGAAGCTGCAGGCATTGTCAAATTCAAAAACAGAAAAGCTGAATCTGAAAGAAAGCTGGAAAGAACTGTCGACAACCTACACAGAGTTGCAGATATTATATCTGAGCTTGAAAAACAGCTTGGACCTCTAAAAAGACAAAAGGTAAAAGCTCAAAAATATCTGGAGCTTGCGGAGTCATTGAAAACGATCGATTTAAATGTATTTGTCTATAAAATTGAAAAGATTGAAAGAGAACTGACAGATCTTGAAAAGGACAAAGATGATGCATTATACAATCAAAGACAAAAAAATATGGAGATGGAAGAGTCCGATAAGTCATACCAGCAGATAAGAAGCAGGATAACAGAGCTTGACGAAGAAATAGATGATTACAACAAAAAAATTATCGAGTTAAGTGAAGACACGGAAAAATTCAATACGGAAATCCAAGTCGCCATAGCCAATATCAGAAATAGCGAAAATCAGATAACCCAGTGGGAGGATGAACTCTCTGAGTTGGATAAAAGTTTGGAAAAATCTGAGGAATCATTTGAAGCGTTTGCGGAAGAATATGAGAAATTCAAGACAGAGCTAAAAAGCGTAAATGACAGCATTGCCGAGAAGGAAAATGAAAAAGCTACTGTCCAAAGGGAGCTTGATCTCCTCATAAATGAGAATGCAGACTCAGAAAACAACTACAAAAATATTGAACAGCAGCTTGTATCAAAAGAGAATGAAGCAAACCTCTCAAAAGGGAGCATCGTATTTGAAAATGAGAGGATCGAGGATTTCAGAAAAACACTTCAGGCATTTAAGTCAGAAAGCATAAAGCTCGGTGATGAGCTGATTAGTATAAGAAGGGAATCTGAATCCAACAATACAAGGATTGAAAAAATCGGCGAAAAAAAGCGTTTTAAAGAGTCTAATGTCGAAAAGCTGAGAATAAAGCGTCGAGATTTGATTGCTCAAAAGAATCTTCTCTTGAATAATATAGCTTCCGGAAGGTCGAAGGTGCAATTTTTGCAGGAAGACCAAGATCAAAAGGGCTATTATAAAAGCGTTAAAAATCTATTGAAGCTTAAGGAAAAAGATGATTTTTTAAGGCATAACCTTCATAATATTGTGGGTAATATCATTAAAGTTGAAGATGAATACTCCGTAGCAATAGAAACAGCCATAGGAGGCAGCATGCAAAATCTAGTGGTTGAAAATGAAGCCTCTGCTAAACGCTGCATACAAATACTTAATGAGAATAAATGGGGCAGAGCCACTTTTTTACCGCTGAACAATGTTAAGGGAAACAGGGAACAAAGGGTTGATGAATTTAGAAAGTTTGACGGTTTCATAGATATTGCTGTAAATCTCGTAGACTATGATTCTGTGTACGAGGGGATTCTTGGGAACATATTGGGAAGGGTTCTGATCGTAGAGGATATGGACGCCGCAATGACCATAAACAAGAAGCTGTCTAAAAAATATAAGCTGGTAACTCTGAAAGGGGAGATTTTTTATCCCGGAGGCGCTATTGTTGGAGGGAATTTTAACAAAAGCAACCTGCTTTTGCAACGCAGCAACCACATTCTTTCCTTGAAAGAAGAAATAAAAGACAATATTGGCAAAGCCAAGGATTTGGAAAAAGACATTCAACGGACCGAAGATGAATTAAATCAATTAAAAGATTTGATCCAGAAAGTAACTGAAGATTTAAATGAGGAAATGACTCATAAAAGGCTTTTGGAACAAAATATGTTGAATCTTGAAAAATCACTCAGTGAAACAGGGGAGAAAGTAAAAGGAGTTGAAAGCTCCATCCTGATTAGTCTTAAAAAAATCCAAGACACAGAAGAAAATATCGAAAAAATAGAACTTGAAATCGAAGGACTGAAAGAAAGAAAATCAAAAATCGAATTTGGAGCAAAAGATTTTGAAATAGAGAAGTTAAAGGATTCACTTAGCGGATTTATGCGACAAATCAACGAGCTTATGATAGAAAAGGCGAGACTGGATACTAAGATTTTATCTCAAATGGAAAAAAGAGAGGGACAGAAAAACTTCATAAATGATTTGAAAAACAGGTACGCTAGTAAGAAAAATCAGATAGTTAATTCAAAGGAGCTTGTTTTGGAACTCCAAAAGGGTGTGGAAGAAAAGTCGAAATTCATGAACAGCTCTGGTGAAGAAAAAAAGGGCCTTCAGAGCAAACTAGACAAGCTTCATGAAGAAAGGAAAAACCAAAACAAGTCTTTCGATATAGTGGATCGAAATTTAAAGGGAATCAACCACGAGAGCATGCTTATAAGCGAGTCTTTGAACAAGTTGGAAATGAAGATAAATGCTCATTGCATCGAAAAGAACCACCTTTCTGAAAACATGTTTGAAAACTACCAGATGAATTATATGATGGCTAAGGAGCTAAGCTATCCTGTTGAAAACATGCAGTTGGAGATACAAAAGGCCAAAGAGTTAAAGGATAAAATAAAAGCTCTTGGAAACATAAACGTATCATCCATAGATCAGTACAAGGAAGTCAAGGAAAGGTACGAATTTTTGACACTCCAAAAGGATGACCTCTTAAACGCAAGGGAAGAACTGAAGTCCATGATAAAAAGCATCAGCAAGGACATAGAAGTGCAATTCGTGGAGCAATTCTCCTTGATACAGGCACAATTTGACGTGACATTCAAAAAGCTTTTCAATGGAGGCACTGCCGGCCTTTCCATACTGGATGACGGGGATATTATGGAAACGGGAATTGAAATAGCAGCTCAACCTCCGGGCAAGAAGCTGAAGAATATAACGCTTTTATCCGGTGGGGAAAAGGCTCTTACCGCAATAGCCCTTTTGTTTGCCATAATAAGCATAAAGCCGGCACCCTTTTGCGTTTTGGACGAGATCGATGCTGCGTTGGATGACAGCAATGTGGACAGGTTCGCAGAGTTCTTGTCTCTGATAACAAAACAAAATCAGTTTATAACCATTACACATAGAAAAGGAACAATGGAAATTGCGGACAGGCTCTATGGAGTGACCATGGGACGAGACGGGGTATCTAAGATGCTTTCTGTTCACATTTCTGAATTACTTAAGGAGGAGGCTTGA
- a CDS encoding sigma factor-like helix-turn-helix DNA-binding protein translates to MDKFFEIPILYDYYGDFLTDKQKQAIYFYYNLNYSLAEIGEKMGITRQGVRDTLVRSEEALYNFEEKLKLVEKFNRINKVISDSITGLKKAQDHISDRIAVDEIKKVQAELEGLLEEN, encoded by the coding sequence ATGGATAAATTCTTTGAGATACCGATTCTATACGATTACTACGGGGATTTCTTGACGGACAAGCAAAAACAGGCTATATACTTTTACTATAATCTGAATTATTCTTTAGCTGAAATTGGCGAAAAGATGGGCATTACCAGACAAGGAGTCAGAGATACATTAGTCAGGTCGGAAGAGGCCTTGTATAATTTTGAAGAAAAATTAAAGCTTGTAGAAAAGTTTAATAGAATCAACAAAGTAATAAGCGACTCCATCACCGGTTTGAAAAAAGCACAGGACCATATTTCAGATAGAATCGCCGTTGATGAAATTAAAAAAGTTCAAGCCGAGCTGGAAGGACTTTTAGAGGAAAACTGA